A window of Flammeovirga kamogawensis genomic DNA:
TCGAAGGTGATTTCTTAAAATTAGACATCGATAAAATTGCTCCTCACCCTGTTGGGCTAATTGGTAATTTCCCATATAATATATCTACGCAAATCTATTTTAAAATACTTGAACACAAAGATCAGATTACTGAGTGTGTAGGTATGATTCAAAAAGAAGTAGCACAGCGTATTGCCACAAAAAAAGGTGGCAGAACGGCAGGAATCTTAACAATACTTGTTCAAGCATTTTTTGATGTTGAATATTTATTTACGGTACCTCCAGGAGTATTTATTCCTCCACCAAAGGTAGAATCAGCAGTTATTTCTTTAAAAAGAAACGACCGTAAAGAATTACCTTGTAAGCAAGAAACCTTTTTTAAAGTAGTAAAACAAGCTTTCAGTACAAGAAGAAAAACACTTCGTAATGCGTTAAAACCTTATGGTTTACCAGCTGAAATGTTAGAAGATCCAATATTTAAAAAACGTGCTGAAGAATTATCAGTAGAGGATTTTATAGATCTTACATTACGTATTGAAGAGTCAAGAAAATAATTAAAAGCACCTCCTAGGAGGTGCTTTTATTTTTTAAACATCAATTTGTTTTATATATAAACATTGTTTAGTAATTTAGTAAACGAATTAAATATTAGCGATTTACATTACTAAAACATGACCGAAAGCAAATTACACGAACTATGGCTAAATAGTATCTCTGGTATTGGAGGTGCTACTTGCAAATTATTAATTTCTCATTTAGGTAGTGCAGAAGCTGTATTCAAAGCAAATGATAGCACATTATTAAAAATTAATGGTATTGGCGAAATAACAGCTAAATCTATTGTAGCTTCACGACAAAAAATTAATGTCGCCGAAAAAGAATTAGAGAAAGTAATAAAATCAAATGCTAGAGTACTTACTTATTTAGATGAAGAGTTTCCTAGAAGGCTAAAACTTCAAAAAGACGCCCCCTACCTTATCTATGTTAAAGGAAAAGCTACTGGTTTAAATACACAAAAAAATATTGCAATTGTAGGTTCTAGAAATGCATCTGATTACGGAACGCATATCACTCAAAAAATAATAGAAAGAGTAAGTCACCTTAAAGAAATTAATATTATCAGTGGGTTAGCTTATGGTATAGATATAGCAGCACATAAAGCGGCTCTAAAAAACAACATAGGAACTGTTGGTGTAATGGCTAACGGTTTAAATCTTGTTTATCC
This region includes:
- the rsmA gene encoding 16S rRNA (adenine(1518)-N(6)/adenine(1519)-N(6))-dimethyltransferase RsmA encodes the protein MANVKPKKHLGQHFLDDMQVADDIVNAMTRHGGYNEIYEIGPGMGVLTTRLMKKEGIKTTVVEIDSESVVYLENEVGLPKDQIIEGDFLKLDIDKIAPHPVGLIGNFPYNISTQIYFKILEHKDQITECVGMIQKEVAQRIATKKGGRTAGILTILVQAFFDVEYLFTVPPGVFIPPPKVESAVISLKRNDRKELPCKQETFFKVVKQAFSTRRKTLRNALKPYGLPAEMLEDPIFKKRAEELSVEDFIDLTLRIEESRK